In a single window of the Streptomyces sp. CGMCC 4.7035 genome:
- a CDS encoding macro domain-containing protein, whose product MSGITYVRGDATVPFGKGVKVIAHVCNDIGGWGKGFVLAVSRRWPEPEKAYRAWHRERASNDFGLGALQLVQVERHVWVANMIGQRGIRTGSKGVPVRYEAIDAALARLADEASALGASVHMPRIGCGLAGGKWARVEPLISERLVGRGVAVTVYDHGEG is encoded by the coding sequence ATGTCGGGGATCACGTATGTCCGGGGTGACGCCACCGTGCCGTTCGGCAAGGGCGTCAAGGTGATCGCCCATGTCTGCAATGACATCGGGGGATGGGGGAAGGGTTTCGTGCTCGCGGTCTCGCGCCGCTGGCCCGAGCCGGAGAAGGCGTACCGCGCCTGGCACCGCGAGCGCGCCTCCAACGACTTCGGCCTGGGCGCGCTCCAGCTCGTCCAGGTGGAGCGCCATGTGTGGGTCGCCAACATGATCGGCCAGCGTGGGATACGGACGGGGAGCAAGGGGGTGCCCGTGCGCTACGAAGCGATCGATGCCGCACTGGCCCGCCTGGCCGACGAAGCGAGCGCACTCGGGGCCTCCGTGCACATGCCCCGGATAGGCTGCGGCCTGGCCGGCGGCAAGTGGGCCCGCGTCGAACCGCTCATCAGCGAGCGGCTGGTGGGGCGCGGCGTCGCGGTGACGGTGTACGACCACGGGGAGGGGTAG
- a CDS encoding M1 family metallopeptidase, whose product MHRRLIAPGALAAASLLLAIPASAAGYQPGAPGIGDPYYPYYGNGGYDVSHYDLRLKYQPQTDELEGTATILATTTQDLSRFDLDFLLDVSEVRVNGAKATFTTSGQHELEITPAAPLPKGTPLTVVVRYSGVPSTKSAYGFSTWHRTPDGAIAADEPEAAWWWFPSNDHPLDKATYDVSVAVPDGTQAISNGTLQSTTSRLGWTRYNWRSNKPQATYLATLAIGKFDITTGKTSDGVPIINAYSKDLGDNDGAARASLERTGEIVDWLTGYLGPYPFNSVGGYVPNTTTGYALETQTRVYYSPRQFASGSNTSVVVHELAHQWYGDDVSLKGWKDIWINEGFARYAQWLWSEHEGEGTTQELADYVYASHPADDAFWTVKPGDPGPDDQFDIAVYDRGALAVQALRNEVGDDAFFAILKGWPKDHAYGNASVADFQAYAEKVSGKPLAALFDTWLFQPSKPAAPAARTAAIARTPAAPVQPKSWRKIAATNDVHGG is encoded by the coding sequence GTGCACCGCAGACTCATCGCCCCGGGCGCACTCGCGGCGGCTTCCCTGTTGCTGGCGATCCCGGCATCGGCGGCCGGCTACCAGCCCGGTGCTCCGGGTATCGGCGACCCCTACTACCCGTACTACGGCAACGGCGGATACGACGTCTCCCACTACGACCTGCGGCTGAAGTACCAGCCGCAGACGGACGAGCTGGAGGGCACGGCGACCATCCTCGCCACCACCACGCAGGACCTGTCCCGGTTCGACCTGGACTTCCTGCTCGATGTGAGCGAGGTGCGGGTGAACGGCGCGAAGGCGACGTTCACCACTTCCGGCCAGCACGAACTGGAGATCACCCCGGCTGCCCCACTGCCCAAGGGCACGCCGCTCACCGTCGTGGTCCGCTACAGCGGGGTGCCCTCCACGAAGAGCGCGTACGGCTTCAGCACCTGGCACCGCACCCCGGACGGCGCGATCGCGGCGGACGAGCCGGAGGCGGCATGGTGGTGGTTCCCCAGCAACGACCACCCGCTCGACAAGGCGACGTACGACGTGTCGGTGGCCGTGCCGGACGGCACGCAGGCCATCTCCAACGGCACGCTCCAGTCGACGACTTCGAGGCTCGGCTGGACCCGCTACAACTGGCGGTCCAACAAGCCGCAGGCGACCTATCTCGCCACACTCGCGATCGGGAAGTTCGACATCACCACCGGGAAGACGTCGGACGGTGTCCCGATCATCAACGCGTACAGCAAGGACCTCGGCGACAACGACGGGGCCGCGCGGGCGAGCCTGGAGCGCACCGGGGAGATCGTCGACTGGCTGACCGGCTACCTCGGGCCGTACCCCTTCAACTCCGTCGGCGGATACGTGCCGAACACGACCACCGGGTACGCCCTGGAGACGCAGACCCGCGTGTACTACAGCCCGCGGCAGTTCGCGAGCGGGTCGAACACCTCCGTCGTCGTGCACGAGCTGGCGCACCAGTGGTACGGCGACGACGTGTCACTGAAGGGCTGGAAGGACATCTGGATCAACGAGGGCTTCGCGCGGTACGCGCAGTGGCTGTGGTCGGAGCACGAGGGCGAGGGCACGACACAGGAGCTGGCGGACTACGTGTACGCCTCGCACCCGGCCGACGACGCGTTCTGGACGGTCAAGCCCGGTGACCCGGGCCCGGACGACCAGTTCGACATCGCGGTCTACGACCGGGGCGCGCTCGCCGTCCAGGCGCTGCGCAACGAGGTCGGCGACGACGCGTTCTTCGCCATCCTGAAGGGCTGGCCGAAGGACCACGCGTACGGCAACGCCTCGGTCGCGGACTTCCAGGCGTACGCCGAGAAGGTGTCCGGTAAGCCGCTGGCCGCGCTCTTCGACACGTGGCTGTTCCAGCCGTCGAAGCCGGCGGCCCCCGCGGCACGGACCGCGGCCATCGCCAGGACGCCGGCCGCTCCCGTCCAGCCGAAGTCCTGGAGGAAGATCGCGGCGACGAACGACGTGCACGGGGGCTGA
- a CDS encoding acyl-CoA dehydrogenase family protein — protein MKRQLFTAEHEAFRETVRTFLAKEVLPHYERWEKDGIVSRDAWLAAGRQGLLGLAVPEEYGGGGTPDFRYSAVLVEEFTRAGASGLALGLHNDIIGPYLTGLATEEQKRRWLPGFCDGSIITAIAMTEPGAGSDLQGITTRAEDKGDHWLLNGSKTFISNGILADLVIVVARTTPEGGAHGLSLLVVERGMAGFERGRNLDKIGQKAQDTAELFFRDVRVPKENLLGDLHGAFGHLMTNLAQERLNIAVAGIAAAEHLLEITTEYVKEREAFGRPLARLQHIRFEMAEMATECAVTRAFLDRCIADHADGELDAVHASMAKWWATELQKRVADRCLQLHGGYGYMTEYRVARAFTDGRIQTIYGGTTEIMKEIIGRSLLG, from the coding sequence ATGAAGCGACAGCTCTTCACCGCCGAGCATGAGGCGTTCCGCGAGACCGTGCGCACCTTCCTCGCCAAGGAGGTGCTGCCCCACTACGAGCGGTGGGAGAAGGACGGCATCGTCTCCCGCGACGCCTGGCTGGCGGCCGGCAGGCAGGGCCTGCTCGGACTCGCCGTACCGGAGGAGTACGGGGGCGGCGGTACCCCCGACTTCCGCTACAGCGCCGTACTCGTCGAGGAGTTCACGCGCGCCGGAGCCTCCGGGCTCGCGCTCGGGCTGCACAACGACATCATCGGGCCGTATCTCACCGGTCTCGCCACCGAGGAGCAGAAGCGGCGCTGGCTGCCCGGCTTCTGCGACGGCTCGATCATCACCGCCATCGCCATGACCGAGCCCGGCGCGGGCTCCGACCTCCAGGGCATCACGACCCGCGCCGAGGACAAGGGCGACCACTGGCTGCTCAACGGCTCCAAGACCTTCATCTCCAACGGGATCCTCGCCGACCTGGTGATCGTGGTCGCCCGGACCACCCCCGAGGGCGGGGCGCACGGGCTCTCGTTGCTCGTCGTCGAGCGCGGCATGGCGGGGTTCGAACGCGGCCGCAACCTCGACAAGATCGGCCAGAAGGCACAGGACACGGCCGAGTTGTTCTTCCGCGACGTGCGGGTCCCCAAGGAGAACCTCCTCGGCGACCTCCATGGCGCCTTCGGGCACCTGATGACGAACCTCGCGCAGGAGCGGCTGAACATCGCCGTCGCCGGGATCGCCGCCGCCGAGCACCTGCTGGAGATCACCACCGAGTACGTCAAGGAGCGTGAGGCCTTCGGACGGCCGCTCGCCAGGCTCCAGCACATCCGCTTCGAGATGGCCGAGATGGCCACCGAGTGCGCCGTCACCCGCGCGTTCCTCGACCGCTGCATAGCCGACCACGCCGACGGCGAACTCGACGCCGTGCACGCGTCCATGGCCAAGTGGTGGGCGACCGAGCTGCAGAAGCGGGTCGCGGACCGCTGTCTGCAACTGCACGGCGGCTACGGCTACATGACGGAGTACCGCGTCGCCAGGGCCTTCACCGACGGCCGCATCCAGACCATCTACGGCGGGACCACCGAGATCATGAAAGAGATCATCGGTCGTTCCCTGCTCGGCTGA
- a CDS encoding acetyl-CoA C-acetyltransferase — MSTEAYVYDAIRTPRGRGKANGALHGTKPIDLVTGLIHEVRRRFPDLDPAAIDDIVLGVVGPVGDQGSDIARIAAIAAGLPDTVAGVQENRFCASGLEAVNLAAAKIRSGWEDLVLAGGVESMSRVPMASDGGAWFADPMTNMATNFVPQGIGADLIATIEGFSRRDVDEYAALSQERAAAAWKDGRFEKSVVPVKDRSGLVVLDHDEHMRPGTTADSLAKLKPSFADIGELGGFDAVALQKYHWIEQIDHVHHAGNSSGIVDGAALVAIGSKEVGERYGLRPRARIVSAAVSGSEPTIMLTGPAPATRKALARAGLTIDDIDLVEINEAFAAVVLRFVKDMGISLDKVNVNGGAIALGHPLGATGAMILGTLVDELERQDKRYGLATLCVGGGMGIATIVERV, encoded by the coding sequence GTGAGCACCGAAGCGTACGTGTACGACGCGATCCGCACCCCGCGCGGTCGCGGCAAGGCGAACGGCGCCCTGCACGGCACCAAGCCCATCGACCTGGTGACCGGACTCATCCACGAGGTCCGGCGGCGGTTCCCTGACCTCGATCCGGCCGCGATCGACGACATCGTGCTCGGCGTCGTGGGCCCGGTCGGCGACCAGGGCTCCGACATCGCCCGGATCGCCGCGATCGCCGCCGGACTGCCCGACACGGTGGCAGGCGTCCAGGAGAACCGCTTCTGCGCGTCCGGTCTGGAAGCGGTGAACCTGGCCGCCGCGAAGATCCGTTCGGGCTGGGAGGACCTGGTGCTCGCGGGCGGCGTCGAGTCGATGTCGCGGGTGCCGATGGCCTCGGACGGCGGAGCCTGGTTCGCCGACCCGATGACCAACATGGCCACCAACTTCGTGCCGCAAGGCATCGGCGCCGACCTCATCGCCACCATCGAGGGCTTCTCCCGGCGGGACGTCGACGAATACGCGGCGCTGTCCCAGGAGCGGGCCGCGGCCGCCTGGAAGGACGGCCGCTTCGAGAAGTCCGTGGTCCCGGTCAAGGACCGCAGCGGCCTGGTCGTCCTCGACCACGACGAGCACATGCGGCCGGGCACCACGGCCGACTCGCTCGCGAAGCTCAAGCCGTCCTTCGCGGACATCGGCGAGCTGGGCGGCTTCGACGCGGTGGCGCTCCAGAAGTACCACTGGATCGAGCAGATCGACCACGTCCACCACGCGGGCAACTCCTCCGGCATCGTGGACGGCGCGGCCCTCGTCGCCATCGGCTCCAAGGAGGTCGGCGAGCGGTACGGGCTGCGGCCGCGCGCCCGGATCGTCTCGGCCGCGGTCTCCGGCTCCGAGCCGACGATCATGCTCACCGGTCCCGCGCCCGCCACCCGCAAGGCGCTCGCCAGGGCGGGGCTGACGATCGACGACATCGACCTGGTCGAGATCAACGAGGCGTTCGCCGCGGTCGTGCTGCGCTTCGTGAAGGACATGGGGATCTCGCTGGACAAGGTCAACGTCAACGGCGGCGCCATCGCCCTGGGGCATCCGCTGGGCGCCACCGGCGCGATGATCCTCGGCACGCTCGTGGACGAACTGGAGCGCCAGGACAAGCGGTACGGCCTGGCCACGCTGTGCGTGGGCGGCGGCATGGGCATCGCCACGATCGTCGAGCGCGTCTGA
- a CDS encoding MerR family transcriptional regulator: MTTETEEPTLTVDELAARAGVTVRTVRFYSAKGLLPPPVIGPRRVGHYGPAHLARLALIEELQHQGMTLAAIERYLQQLPADLSARDLAIHRAVVASWAPDAAETMTREELERRAGRPLGEEDLERLSAMNVAVPHEGAYRVDPGLLRLGVQLLDVPFGLETILAARGVLIEHSRAVAHELSQLFRDAVAERDSTAVKSLSAHMHPLVVQALLTTFQRSLKEELREWLTDAGPAGDS; the protein is encoded by the coding sequence ATGACGACCGAGACGGAGGAGCCGACGCTCACCGTGGACGAGCTGGCCGCGCGGGCCGGCGTCACGGTCCGCACCGTCCGCTTCTACAGCGCCAAGGGTCTGCTTCCGCCGCCCGTGATCGGCCCGCGGCGCGTGGGCCACTACGGGCCCGCGCACCTGGCCCGGCTGGCGCTCATCGAGGAGTTGCAGCACCAGGGCATGACGCTCGCCGCGATCGAGCGTTATCTCCAGCAGCTTCCGGCGGATCTGAGCGCCCGGGACCTCGCCATCCACCGTGCCGTCGTGGCGTCCTGGGCGCCGGACGCGGCGGAGACGATGACGCGCGAGGAGCTGGAACGGCGCGCGGGGCGGCCGCTCGGCGAGGAGGACCTGGAGCGGCTCTCGGCGATGAACGTGGCCGTGCCGCACGAGGGGGCGTACCGCGTGGACCCCGGCCTGCTCCGGCTCGGCGTCCAGCTCCTCGACGTTCCCTTCGGCCTGGAGACGATCCTGGCCGCCCGCGGCGTACTCATCGAACATTCGCGCGCGGTGGCGCACGAGTTGTCCCAGCTGTTCCGTGACGCCGTGGCGGAGCGGGACTCCACTGCCGTGAAGTCCCTGTCCGCGCACATGCACCCGCTGGTGGTGCAGGCCCTGCTCACCACCTTCCAGCGCTCCCTGAAGGAGGAACTGCGGGAGTGGCTCACGGACGCGGGACCCGCCGGGGACTCCTGA
- a CDS encoding 3-hydroxyacyl-CoA dehydrogenase NAD-binding domain-containing protein, whose product MRLESTTIRWEQDDTGIVTLVLDDPNQSANTMNQAFKESIAAIADRAEAEKDSIRGIIYTSAKKTFFAGGDLKDMMKAGPENAQQAFDTGVAIKNSLRRIETLGKPVVAAINGAALGGGYEIALASHHRIALDAPGSKIGLPEVTLGLLPAGGGVTRTVRLMGIADALLKVLLQGTQYAPKRALENGLVHDLATTREEMLAKARAFIDANPESHQPWDKPGYRIPGGTPSNPKFAANLPAFPANLKKQLNGAPYPAPRNILAAAVEGSQVDFETALTIEARYFTELVTGQTAKNMIQAFFFDLQAVNSGANRPKGIEPRKVRKVAVLGAGMMGAGIAYACARAGIEVVLKDVSLEAAVKGKGYSEKLCAKAVGKGRTSQEKATALLARITPTAEAADLAGCDAVIEAVFEDPALKHKVFQEIEPVVDPDALLCSNTSTLPITVLAEGVERQSDFIGLHFFSPVDKMPLVEIIKGRRTGDEALARAFDLVRQINKTPIVVNDSRGFFTSRVIGHFINEGVAMVGEGIEPASVEQAAAQAGYPAKVLSLMDELTLTLPRKIRSESKRAVEEAGGTWTPHPAEAVIDRMVDEFGRTGRSGGAGFYEYGEDGKRGRLWPGLREHFTKPGYRIPFEDMQERMLFAEALDTVRLLEEGVLTSVADANIGSIFGIGFPGWTGGVLQYINGYDGGAGAGAGAGAGVGLPGFVARARELADRYGERFTPPALLVEKAEKGERFSDKR is encoded by the coding sequence ATGAGACTTGAGTCCACCACCATCCGCTGGGAGCAGGACGACACCGGCATCGTCACCCTCGTCCTCGATGACCCCAACCAGTCCGCGAACACCATGAACCAGGCGTTCAAGGAGTCCATCGCGGCCATCGCCGACCGCGCCGAGGCCGAGAAGGACTCCATCCGCGGCATCATCTACACCTCCGCCAAGAAGACCTTCTTCGCGGGCGGCGATCTCAAGGACATGATGAAGGCCGGCCCGGAGAACGCCCAGCAGGCGTTCGACACCGGTGTCGCGATCAAGAACTCCCTGCGCCGCATCGAGACCCTCGGCAAGCCGGTCGTCGCCGCCATCAACGGCGCGGCCCTCGGCGGCGGCTATGAGATCGCGCTCGCCTCCCACCACCGCATCGCCCTCGACGCCCCCGGCTCCAAGATCGGCCTCCCCGAGGTCACGCTCGGCCTGCTCCCGGCGGGCGGCGGCGTCACGCGCACCGTACGCCTGATGGGCATCGCCGACGCCCTGCTGAAGGTGCTGCTCCAGGGCACCCAGTACGCGCCGAAGCGCGCCCTGGAGAACGGCCTCGTGCACGACCTGGCCACCACCCGGGAGGAGATGCTGGCCAAGGCCCGCGCCTTCATCGACGCCAACCCCGAGTCGCACCAGCCCTGGGACAAGCCCGGCTACCGGATCCCGGGCGGCACGCCGTCGAACCCGAAGTTCGCCGCCAACCTGCCCGCCTTCCCGGCCAACCTGAAGAAGCAGCTGAACGGCGCCCCCTACCCGGCCCCGCGCAACATCCTCGCGGCGGCCGTCGAGGGCTCCCAGGTCGACTTCGAGACAGCCCTGACGATCGAGGCGCGCTACTTCACCGAGCTGGTCACCGGGCAGACCGCGAAGAACATGATCCAGGCGTTCTTCTTCGACCTCCAGGCCGTCAACTCCGGCGCCAACCGCCCGAAGGGCATCGAGCCCCGCAAGGTCCGCAAGGTCGCTGTCCTCGGCGCCGGAATGATGGGCGCGGGCATCGCCTACGCGTGCGCCCGCGCGGGCATCGAGGTCGTCCTCAAGGACGTCTCCCTGGAAGCCGCCGTCAAGGGCAAGGGCTACTCCGAGAAGCTGTGCGCCAAGGCGGTCGGCAAGGGCCGTACGAGCCAGGAGAAGGCGACAGCGCTGCTCGCCCGCATCACGCCCACCGCGGAAGCCGCCGACCTCGCGGGCTGCGACGCCGTCATCGAGGCCGTGTTCGAGGACCCGGCGCTCAAGCACAAGGTGTTCCAGGAGATCGAACCCGTCGTCGACCCCGACGCGCTGCTGTGCTCCAACACCTCCACGCTCCCGATCACCGTGCTCGCCGAGGGTGTGGAGCGGCAGTCCGACTTCATCGGGCTGCACTTCTTCTCGCCCGTCGACAAGATGCCGCTCGTCGAGATCATCAAGGGCAGGCGGACCGGTGACGAGGCGCTGGCGCGCGCCTTCGACCTGGTCCGGCAGATCAACAAGACGCCGATCGTCGTCAACGACTCGCGCGGCTTCTTCACCTCCCGGGTCATCGGCCACTTCATCAACGAGGGCGTCGCGATGGTCGGCGAGGGCATCGAGCCCGCGTCCGTCGAGCAGGCGGCCGCGCAGGCGGGCTACCCGGCCAAGGTCCTCTCCCTCATGGACGAGCTGACGCTCACCCTGCCGCGTAAGATCCGCAGCGAGTCGAAGCGGGCTGTCGAGGAGGCGGGCGGCACCTGGACCCCGCATCCGGCCGAGGCCGTCATCGACCGCATGGTCGACGAGTTCGGCCGCACCGGGCGCAGCGGCGGCGCCGGCTTCTACGAGTACGGCGAGGACGGCAAGCGCGGCCGGCTGTGGCCGGGCCTGCGTGAGCACTTCACCAAGCCGGGCTACCGGATCCCGTTCGAGGACATGCAGGAGCGCATGCTGTTCGCCGAGGCGCTGGACACCGTCCGGCTCCTGGAGGAGGGCGTGCTGACGTCTGTCGCCGACGCGAACATCGGCTCGATCTTCGGGATCGGCTTCCCGGGCTGGACCGGCGGCGTCCTGCAGTACATCAACGGGTACGACGGCGGTGCCGGGGCAGGTGCCGGCGCCGGGGCAGGTGTCGGTCTGCCCGGTTTCGTGGCCCGCGCCCGGGAGCTGGCCGACCGGTACGGCGAGCGGTTCACGCCGCCCGCGCTGCTGGTGGAGAAGGCGGAGAAGGGGGAGCGGTTCAGCGACAAGCGCTGA
- a CDS encoding amino acid permease, which translates to MSKDAVNTAAVASHHDATRTPADAGDAGYSKDLKARHVNMIAIGGAIGTGLFLGAGGRLHNAGPALALAYLVCGVFAFFVVRALGELVLYRPSSGSFVSYAREFLGEKGAYVAGWMYFLNWSTTGIADITAIALYTHYWSFFTSIPQWVLALVALAVVLAVNLISVKIFGEMEFWFAIIKVATLVSFMFVGIFLLATQHEVGGRTPGPSVITDHGGVLPHGLMPVVLVMQGVIFAYAALELVGVAAGETAEPEKVVPRAVNSIMWRVGLFYVGSVVLLALLLPGSMYSADESPFVTVLSKIGVQGAGDVMNLVVLTAAMSSLNSGLYSTGRILRSMAMAGSAPRFTARMNRSQVPYGGILLTCAVCVLGVGLNYLMPSQAFEIVLNVASLGIISTWVIIMVCHLIFVRRAKAGLVTRPSFRLPGSPVTEIVTIAFLLAVLGLMWNDPAVGRKTLLLIPVIAALLVGGWFALRRRNSRATDQELTELTT; encoded by the coding sequence GTGAGCAAGGACGCCGTGAACACGGCCGCGGTCGCGTCGCACCATGACGCGACCCGGACGCCCGCGGACGCGGGCGACGCCGGTTACAGCAAGGACCTCAAGGCCCGCCACGTCAACATGATCGCGATCGGTGGAGCCATAGGCACCGGTCTCTTCCTCGGAGCCGGCGGCCGGCTGCACAACGCCGGTCCCGCCCTCGCGCTGGCCTACCTGGTCTGCGGTGTCTTCGCCTTCTTCGTCGTCCGCGCCCTCGGCGAGCTGGTCCTGTACCGGCCGTCGTCCGGGTCCTTCGTGTCGTACGCGCGCGAGTTCCTCGGCGAGAAGGGCGCGTACGTCGCCGGCTGGATGTACTTCCTGAACTGGTCGACCACCGGTATCGCGGACATCACCGCCATCGCGCTCTATACGCACTACTGGAGCTTCTTCACCTCCATCCCGCAGTGGGTGCTCGCCCTCGTCGCCCTCGCGGTCGTCCTGGCCGTGAACCTGATCTCGGTGAAGATCTTCGGGGAGATGGAGTTCTGGTTCGCGATCATCAAGGTCGCCACACTGGTGAGCTTCATGTTCGTCGGCATCTTCCTGCTGGCCACGCAGCACGAGGTGGGTGGCCGTACCCCCGGTCCGAGCGTGATCACCGATCATGGCGGGGTCCTCCCGCACGGGCTCATGCCCGTCGTCCTGGTGATGCAGGGTGTGATCTTCGCGTACGCGGCGCTGGAGCTGGTCGGCGTCGCCGCGGGCGAGACCGCGGAGCCGGAGAAGGTCGTCCCGCGCGCGGTGAACTCGATCATGTGGCGGGTGGGCCTGTTCTACGTCGGCTCGGTGGTCCTGCTCGCGCTGCTGCTGCCCGGCTCGATGTACTCCGCCGACGAGAGTCCCTTCGTCACCGTGCTGTCGAAGATCGGCGTCCAAGGGGCGGGCGATGTGATGAACCTCGTCGTCCTGACCGCCGCGATGTCCTCGCTGAACTCCGGCCTCTACTCCACCGGCCGCATCCTGCGCTCCATGGCCATGGCGGGCTCGGCGCCGAGGTTCACGGCGCGGATGAACCGCAGCCAGGTCCCCTACGGCGGCATCCTGCTCACCTGCGCGGTGTGCGTGCTCGGCGTCGGCCTGAACTACCTCATGCCGAGCCAGGCCTTCGAGATCGTGCTCAACGTGGCGTCCCTCGGCATCATCAGCACCTGGGTGATCATCATGGTGTGCCATCTGATCTTCGTCCGCCGTGCGAAGGCGGGCCTGGTCACCCGGCCGTCCTTCCGGCTGCCCGGCAGCCCCGTGACGGAGATCGTCACCATCGCCTTCCTGCTGGCCGTGCTCGGCCTGATGTGGAACGACCCCGCGGTCGGCCGCAAGACGCTGCTGCTCATCCCCGTGATCGCCGCCCTGCTCGTCGGCGGCTGGTTCGCACTGCGCCGCCGGAACTCCAGGGCGACGGACCAGGAGCTGACCGAGCTGACGACGTAA
- a CDS encoding adenosine kinase, with amino-acid sequence MSPDIDVLVLGGAGVDTIVYVPELPLPYADSYMIDSGIRARAGQTGDFVALGLAALGLRTHHLDFLGDDPEGDLVRALHRDRGIALTALPQPAGTKRAVNLVGPDGRRLSLYDTSRGRGDDRFPQDTLRALAGASRHVHVSITQPCADALPVLRAAGVGISTDLHNWDGENPYHEAFAYAADVVFVSAAALTDPEATMRRIAERGRAEVVVATAGADGAYLLSDGELTHVPAVTPPAPVVDSNGAGDSFASAFLFGRLSGEPPRRCAQYGAVAGAYACTVPATGTDAIGREELLARAAGARSGVL; translated from the coding sequence GTGAGCCCGGACATCGACGTCCTCGTTCTTGGCGGCGCGGGCGTGGACACCATCGTGTACGTACCGGAGCTTCCGCTCCCGTACGCCGACAGTTACATGATCGACAGCGGGATCCGTGCCCGCGCCGGGCAGACCGGCGACTTCGTCGCGTTGGGCCTCGCCGCGCTCGGCCTGCGCACCCACCACCTGGACTTCCTCGGTGACGACCCCGAGGGCGACCTGGTCCGTGCCCTGCACCGGGACAGGGGCATCGCCCTCACCGCACTCCCGCAGCCCGCCGGGACGAAGCGGGCGGTCAACCTGGTCGGCCCGGACGGTCGCCGTCTGTCCCTGTACGACACGAGCCGCGGGCGCGGGGACGACCGGTTCCCGCAGGACACCCTGCGGGCCCTGGCCGGGGCGAGCCGTCACGTTCACGTGTCGATCACCCAGCCCTGTGCCGACGCCCTGCCCGTGCTGCGCGCGGCGGGCGTCGGCATCTCCACCGACCTGCACAACTGGGACGGCGAGAACCCGTACCACGAGGCCTTCGCGTACGCGGCGGACGTCGTCTTCGTCTCCGCGGCCGCCCTGACCGACCCCGAGGCGACCATGCGCCGCATCGCCGAGCGGGGCCGCGCCGAGGTGGTCGTCGCCACGGCGGGAGCCGACGGCGCGTATCTGCTGTCCGACGGCGAGCTGACTCACGTACCGGCCGTCACGCCTCCCGCCCCGGTGGTGGACTCCAACGGCGCGGGCGACTCCTTCGCCTCCGCCTTTCTCTTCGGCCGCCTCAGCGGTGAGCCGCCGCGACGATGCGCGCAGTACGGCGCGGTGGCCGGTGCGTACGCGTGCACGGTGCCGGCCACCGGGACGGACGCGATAGGCAGGGAGGAACTACTGGCCCGCGCGGCCGGGGCGCGATCCGGCGTGCTGTGA